One segment of Streptomyces sp. NBC_00576 DNA contains the following:
- a CDS encoding helix-turn-helix transcriptional regulator, whose protein sequence is MPQHMALKGDLELRARIKPLVELFDAEWVSVARDLDTWPGARESARLRIRRDGARQARKLYSPAVLADERDREVLREMAAHGMQVRITATPLPQGTVFIDRRTMFLTDPDPAPSSAHVPRHRTYTMSAEPALVSGVYALFEAAWESATDLAAFFDADRPRIDAQAREVLYALGSGMTDVTAARQLGMSLRTYRRRVAELLITLGADSRFQAGMRAGELGLTRR, encoded by the coding sequence ATGCCACAGCACATGGCCCTCAAAGGCGATCTTGAGCTCCGCGCGCGGATCAAGCCCTTGGTGGAGTTGTTCGACGCGGAATGGGTCAGCGTCGCACGCGACCTCGACACCTGGCCAGGCGCCCGCGAGTCCGCCCGTCTGCGGATACGGCGTGACGGAGCACGTCAGGCCCGCAAGCTGTACAGTCCCGCCGTGCTCGCCGACGAGCGCGACCGGGAGGTACTGCGCGAGATGGCCGCCCACGGCATGCAGGTGCGGATCACCGCCACCCCGCTGCCCCAGGGAACGGTCTTCATCGACCGGCGAACCATGTTCCTCACCGACCCCGATCCCGCGCCCTCGTCCGCTCACGTTCCCCGGCACCGTACGTACACGATGAGCGCCGAACCCGCCCTGGTCAGCGGGGTGTACGCGCTGTTCGAAGCCGCGTGGGAATCGGCCACCGACCTGGCGGCCTTCTTCGACGCCGACCGGCCCCGGATCGATGCGCAAGCCCGCGAAGTCCTGTACGCACTGGGCTCGGGAATGACCGACGTGACCGCCGCACGCCAACTGGGCATGTCGCTGCGCACCTACCGCCGCAGAGTCGCCGAACTCCTCATCACCCTCGGCGCGGACTCACGCTTCCAAGCCGGAATGCGCGCAGGCGAGTTGGGCCTGACCCGCCGGTGA
- a CDS encoding aldo/keto reductase, which yields MSNEFRLGGDLAVNRLGFGTMRLPSKEGMGGPARDPETGRAVLRRAVELGVNLLDTADFYVSAGGAVRANTLIREALYPYASDLVIATKVGPIARPDGFRPAAPADMRGLVEANLEGLGVDCLDLVYLRIGRMTPPQGESLAERFEALAALREEGLIRHLGLSNVDADHLAEARVIAPVVAVQNEFHAAKRDDVQLLAACEEADIAFVPFFPLGGGRELDDERLAKVAARHGATVSQIGLAWLLASSPVTLAIPGTGSLSHLEDNMAAAGITLSEEDLADLS from the coding sequence ATGAGCAATGAATTCCGCCTCGGCGGCGACCTGGCCGTCAACCGCCTCGGCTTCGGCACCATGCGCCTGCCGTCCAAGGAGGGCATGGGCGGTCCCGCCCGCGACCCCGAGACCGGCCGTGCCGTACTGCGCCGCGCCGTCGAGCTGGGCGTCAACCTCCTCGACACCGCCGACTTCTACGTCAGCGCCGGTGGTGCGGTACGCGCGAACACCCTGATCCGCGAGGCCCTCTATCCCTACGCGTCCGACCTGGTCATCGCCACCAAGGTGGGCCCCATCGCCCGCCCCGATGGCTTCCGCCCAGCCGCCCCGGCCGACATGCGCGGCCTCGTGGAAGCCAACCTCGAAGGCCTGGGCGTGGACTGTCTCGATCTCGTCTACCTGCGCATCGGGCGCATGACACCCCCTCAAGGCGAGTCACTCGCCGAGCGCTTCGAGGCGCTCGCCGCGTTGCGGGAGGAGGGCCTGATCCGTCATCTCGGCCTCAGCAACGTCGACGCCGACCATCTCGCGGAGGCCCGCGTGATCGCCCCGGTCGTGGCGGTGCAGAACGAGTTCCACGCCGCCAAGCGCGACGACGTGCAGCTGCTGGCCGCCTGCGAGGAGGCCGACATCGCGTTCGTGCCCTTCTTCCCGCTCGGCGGTGGCAGGGAACTCGACGACGAGCGACTGGCCAAGGTCGCGGCCCGGCACGGCGCCACCGTGTCGCAGATCGGCCTGGCCTGGCTGCTGGCCTCCTCCCCGGTGACCCTGGCCATCCCTGGCACAGGCTCCCTCTCGCACCTGGAGGACAACATGGCCGCCGCCGGGATCACCCTCAGCGAAGAAGACCTCGCCGACCTCTCCTGA
- a CDS encoding TetR/AcrR family transcriptional regulator, with product MPRNRQQIPREERTGDLLAAATELFLSKGYAKTTMADISSAAGVARGNVYWYFDSKDHIFAAVMNRMLSREIRILNEEQAGADPLSRLVRGLSDMRYSRPLHQAMHDRLPHSEAVREAHNTFLNWIVGLVDELMAEHGLDHAPGVDVALVRDVAVAVFEGANVPNDRNRPAHEMIRFLMESALARSSGAKGRER from the coding sequence ATGCCGCGAAACCGCCAGCAGATCCCCCGGGAGGAGCGCACGGGTGATCTGCTAGCCGCGGCCACCGAGCTCTTTCTCTCGAAGGGTTACGCCAAGACCACGATGGCGGACATCAGTTCCGCCGCAGGCGTGGCCAGGGGCAACGTCTACTGGTACTTCGACTCCAAGGACCACATCTTCGCCGCCGTCATGAACCGCATGCTCAGTCGCGAGATCCGCATCCTCAACGAGGAACAGGCCGGTGCCGACCCACTGAGCCGCCTGGTGCGCGGACTGTCCGACATGCGCTATTCCCGGCCGCTGCACCAGGCCATGCACGACCGGCTTCCTCATTCGGAGGCAGTCCGCGAGGCCCACAACACCTTCCTGAACTGGATCGTGGGACTGGTCGACGAGCTCATGGCCGAGCACGGCCTCGATCACGCCCCCGGCGTCGATGTCGCGCTCGTCCGCGATGTCGCGGTGGCCGTGTTCGAAGGGGCGAACGTGCCCAACGACCGGAACAGGCCGGCCCACGAGATGATCCGGTTCCTGATGGAGTCCGCCCTGGCCAGGAGTTCGGGGGCCAAGGGGCGGGAGCGCTGA
- a CDS encoding FAD-dependent monooxygenase has translation MSDQHESAGSRRVLVVGAGPVGLALATELGWRGVPVTVIDQGDGRVPFPAGEAIFSRTMEHLRRWGCAEEARTESAPPPDYPHRTVFATSATGRVLTDFDYGVTNRSSGVYSPLTPEGPAFLSKFSFVPLLARTAGELPGVEIRYGTRLETMEQDSKGVVAVVRDVASGATETLAGTYLVACDGGRSGVRRALGIAFEGMFAQGHNFAVHFRAPQLLDLLRERLSGPAVQIHTLSSARRPYITVVNGVDEWRLSVYLDEEPDPDDALTWIREAVGAPIDVEILAAQPWSGHCVVARTYREGRVFLAGDAAHLLWPKGGFGANTGIGDAVDLGWKLAATLQGWGGPALLDSYEQERRPIAVRNVTEASSNWRADAQLVPHPVLDHTDAEGERVRREMGEEIRRSRAKEFRCTGVQLGYRYSGSPICVPDGSPEPPDEPDEYVPSTWPGCRAPHVWLPDGSSVLDHFGRGFTLVVSGSADPTPLVKAARRCGVPLTVLRLADPAAAELYERPLVLVRPDGHVGWRGRQASEDPVAVLDILRGATVPLPEAKAAGAARVVSAGAGTHLA, from the coding sequence ATGTCTGACCAGCACGAGAGTGCCGGATCTCGGCGCGTCCTGGTCGTGGGAGCGGGGCCTGTGGGCCTCGCCCTCGCGACCGAGTTGGGGTGGCGTGGTGTACCGGTCACCGTGATCGATCAGGGCGACGGCCGCGTGCCCTTTCCAGCAGGCGAGGCGATCTTTTCGCGCACCATGGAACACCTGCGCCGCTGGGGTTGCGCGGAAGAGGCACGCACCGAGTCGGCACCGCCCCCGGACTACCCGCACCGCACGGTGTTCGCGACCTCCGCCACGGGACGCGTCCTCACCGACTTCGACTACGGGGTCACCAACCGGTCTTCGGGCGTGTACTCTCCGCTGACGCCGGAGGGTCCCGCGTTCCTGTCCAAGTTCTCCTTCGTGCCGTTGCTCGCACGTACGGCCGGTGAACTGCCAGGGGTCGAGATCAGATACGGCACCCGCCTGGAGACGATGGAACAGGACTCCAAGGGTGTCGTGGCCGTGGTGCGCGACGTGGCGAGCGGTGCCACCGAGACGCTGGCCGGCACGTACCTGGTGGCCTGCGACGGAGGCCGCAGCGGCGTACGTCGGGCGCTCGGTATCGCGTTCGAGGGCATGTTCGCCCAGGGTCACAACTTCGCTGTGCACTTCCGTGCGCCGCAGCTTCTGGACCTGCTGCGGGAGCGGCTGAGCGGCCCCGCGGTGCAGATCCACACACTGTCGTCAGCGCGCAGGCCGTACATCACGGTCGTCAACGGCGTGGACGAGTGGCGGCTCTCGGTCTACCTGGACGAGGAGCCCGACCCCGACGACGCGCTCACCTGGATACGCGAGGCCGTCGGTGCGCCGATCGACGTGGAGATCCTCGCAGCGCAGCCCTGGAGCGGCCACTGCGTCGTGGCCCGCACCTACCGTGAGGGGCGGGTGTTCCTTGCGGGCGACGCGGCGCATCTGCTGTGGCCAAAGGGGGGCTTCGGCGCCAACACCGGGATCGGTGACGCCGTGGACCTCGGCTGGAAGCTCGCCGCGACCCTCCAAGGATGGGGAGGCCCGGCGCTCCTGGACAGCTACGAGCAGGAGCGGCGGCCGATCGCCGTCCGCAACGTCACGGAAGCCTCCAGCAATTGGAGGGCCGACGCGCAGCTCGTCCCCCACCCAGTGCTCGACCACACGGACGCGGAAGGCGAACGGGTCCGGCGTGAGATGGGCGAGGAGATCCGCCGGTCTCGGGCCAAGGAGTTCCGCTGCACGGGCGTCCAGCTCGGATACCGCTACAGCGGCTCCCCGATCTGCGTGCCGGACGGCAGTCCGGAACCGCCCGACGAGCCGGACGAGTACGTACCATCGACGTGGCCCGGCTGCCGCGCACCGCACGTCTGGCTGCCCGACGGCAGCTCGGTGCTCGACCACTTCGGGCGCGGGTTCACGCTTGTGGTGTCGGGTTCCGCGGACCCGACGCCTCTGGTGAAGGCCGCGCGCCGGTGTGGTGTCCCGTTGACGGTGCTGCGTCTCGCCGACCCGGCCGCCGCGGAGCTGTACGAGCGGCCGCTGGTGCTCGTCCGCCCGGACGGTCACGTCGGCTGGCGAGGCCGGCAGGCTTCCGAGGATCCCGTCGCCGTGCTCGACATACTGCGCGGGGCGACGGTCCCGCTTCCGGAAGCGAAAGCGGCCGGTGCGGCGCGGGTGGTATCAGCGGGAGCCGGTACTCACCTCGCCTGA
- a CDS encoding fumarylacetoacetate hydrolase family protein — translation MVTPADQDDAGSHCLALGDVQKGRIPGRAADVTAAKSFDTFTPMGPALVTLDEFTDPDDLRLRTWVDDELRQDARTSQLIHPVPALVSYLSRQTALEPGDVITTGTPADVGHKQGLFLRSGTEVRIEIEDIGALVNTCA, via the coding sequence ATGGTGACTCCTGCTGATCAAGACGATGCCGGGAGCCACTGCCTGGCTCTGGGTGACGTGCAGAAGGGCCGCATCCCCGGCCGGGCAGCCGATGTCACCGCCGCCAAGAGTTTCGACACCTTCACGCCCATGGGGCCCGCCCTGGTCACCCTCGACGAATTCACCGACCCCGACGACCTGCGCCTGCGCACCTGGGTCGACGACGAGCTGCGCCAGGACGCACGCACCTCGCAGCTCATCCACCCTGTTCCAGCACTGGTCTCCTATCTGTCTCGCCAGACGGCCCTTGAACCCGGCGACGTGATCACCACCGGAACCCCGGCCGACGTCGGCCACAAGCAGGGACTCTTCCTGCGGTCCGGCACCGAGGTGCGCATCGAGATCGAAGACATCGGCGCCCTTGTCAACACCTGCGCCTGA
- a CDS encoding alcohol dehydrogenase catalytic domain-containing protein, with amino-acid sequence MATMLALRAHSGAVTLALDEIPVPEPGPRDVVVKVASAGLAPGIMRLFQMGALKHLPTTLGHEAAGVISAVGRDVTGHAVGDRVRVHPLLNCRECDYCRTDRDMMCAQQAMLGHAAFGDTRMPLYEQYHDGGLAQYVRVPHWLIDSLPDSVSFDVAAKVQDLANAVRALKCADLPERATLVVTAATGTMGTSTVKLAEHFGVARLILVGRDAERLHRVAGLAGGVPASVVALDELPENWSTDGTLTRRLRELAPEGAHAVIDFIPEGPALSQTMAGMATGGTLVHMGGNSTPLSLPAVALMMHCWRFVTTRACTRQDTTDVLRLLETGTLTVDELITHRFPLTEALKAMDAMEQRADDPMWMTVINP; translated from the coding sequence ATGGCCACGATGCTTGCCCTGCGAGCGCACTCGGGCGCCGTAACACTCGCCCTGGACGAGATACCCGTCCCCGAGCCAGGTCCGCGCGACGTGGTCGTGAAGGTCGCCTCCGCCGGCCTGGCGCCGGGCATCATGCGCCTGTTCCAGATGGGGGCGCTCAAGCATCTGCCCACCACCCTCGGCCACGAGGCCGCAGGCGTCATCTCCGCCGTCGGCCGCGACGTCACGGGCCACGCGGTCGGCGACCGGGTGCGGGTCCATCCCCTGCTGAACTGCCGTGAGTGCGACTACTGCCGTACCGACCGGGACATGATGTGCGCCCAGCAGGCCATGCTCGGCCACGCCGCCTTCGGCGATACTCGGATGCCGCTGTACGAGCAGTACCACGACGGCGGACTCGCGCAGTACGTCCGTGTCCCGCACTGGCTGATCGATTCCCTGCCGGACTCCGTCAGCTTCGACGTCGCGGCCAAGGTCCAGGATCTGGCCAACGCCGTGCGCGCACTCAAGTGCGCCGACCTTCCGGAACGGGCCACGCTCGTGGTCACCGCCGCTACCGGCACCATGGGAACCTCGACAGTCAAACTCGCGGAGCACTTCGGAGTCGCCCGTCTGATCCTCGTCGGCCGCGACGCCGAGCGCCTCCACCGCGTCGCCGGGCTCGCCGGCGGCGTACCGGCCAGTGTCGTCGCACTCGACGAACTCCCCGAGAACTGGTCGACCGACGGCACTCTCACCCGCCGGCTGCGCGAGCTGGCACCCGAGGGAGCCCATGCCGTCATCGACTTCATCCCGGAGGGTCCCGCCCTCAGCCAGACCATGGCCGGCATGGCCACCGGCGGGACACTCGTGCACATGGGGGGCAACTCCACCCCGCTGTCGCTGCCCGCCGTCGCCCTGATGATGCATTGCTGGCGCTTCGTCACCACTCGCGCGTGCACCCGCCAGGACACGACGGATGTCCTGCGGCTGCTGGAGACGGGCACCCTCACCGTCGACGAGCTCATCACCCATCGGTTCCCGCTCACCGAAGCGCTCAAGGCCATGGACGCCATGGAGCAACGTGCCGACGACCCGATGTGGATGACCGTGATCAACCCCTGA
- a CDS encoding amidohydrolase family protein, which translates to MRIDTHAHVYPSDYLDFLADSGVTTTRGQRGLGADDTDKELEARFTLMDRAGVDRQVISASPLTGALPDPDRAAAAARMINDRYITLVDRNPDRFLAFVVLPLPHVDAALAELDRVLDAPGVVGVALTTSAAGRALTDPAFAPVWQELDRRGTVMYLHPAGDGIASPQINDHHLTWMVGAPVEDTVVAAQLITRGFVTRYPHVRILNSHFGGALPMLLERWDNLAHFEAPEAPLPPSQAARLMWYDTVAHSSQAALRAAVQAVGADRLVLGSDFPYQGGEHYLDTVAYIERAGLGAEETQGILAGNAEALLGLA; encoded by the coding sequence ATGCGCATCGACACGCACGCGCACGTCTACCCCAGCGACTACCTGGACTTCCTGGCCGACTCGGGCGTCACCACCACCCGCGGCCAGCGCGGGCTCGGGGCCGACGACACCGACAAGGAACTCGAGGCCCGCTTCACCCTGATGGACCGAGCCGGTGTGGACCGGCAGGTGATCTCCGCCTCGCCGCTGACAGGCGCACTGCCGGATCCGGATCGGGCCGCCGCAGCCGCGCGCATGATCAACGACCGGTACATCACCCTGGTGGACCGCAACCCCGACCGATTCCTGGCCTTCGTCGTGCTTCCACTGCCGCACGTCGACGCCGCTCTGGCCGAACTCGACCGCGTCCTCGACGCGCCGGGAGTGGTGGGCGTGGCGCTGACCACCTCGGCCGCGGGCCGAGCGCTGACCGACCCGGCCTTCGCACCGGTGTGGCAGGAACTCGACCGCCGCGGCACCGTGATGTACCTCCACCCCGCCGGCGACGGCATCGCCTCCCCGCAGATCAACGACCACCACCTCACCTGGATGGTCGGCGCGCCCGTGGAGGACACCGTCGTAGCGGCCCAGCTCATCACCCGTGGGTTCGTCACGCGCTACCCCCATGTGCGCATCCTCAACTCCCACTTCGGCGGCGCGTTGCCCATGCTGCTGGAGCGGTGGGACAACCTTGCCCACTTCGAGGCACCTGAGGCGCCCCTCCCGCCGAGCCAGGCGGCACGCCTGATGTGGTACGACACCGTCGCCCACAGTTCCCAGGCGGCACTACGGGCCGCCGTTCAGGCGGTCGGCGCGGACCGACTCGTCCTCGGCAGCGACTTCCCGTACCAGGGCGGCGAGCACTACCTCGACACCGTCGCCTACATCGAACGGGCAGGTCTCGGCGCAGAGGAGACCCAGGGCATCCTGGCCGGCAACGCCGAAGCACTTCTCGGACTGGCCTGA